The Burkholderia cepacia ATCC 25416 genome includes a window with the following:
- a CDS encoding MFS transporter, protein MESKTLAANAAEPASPERNGLFSWYGDAQPRERRAFWSCKVGYMLDGMDTQMLSFVIPTLVATWGISFADAGFIGTVTLLASAAGGWIAGILSDRIGRVRTLQLTVLWFAVFTALCGLAQNYHQLLAARALMGFGFGGEWTAGAVLIGEVIRARDRGKAVGLVQSGWAIGWGLCALLYALLFSVLPAEQAWRALFLVGLAPALLVVAIRRYVKEPDVYEKEKAAQAKVADAPRLTEIFAPKLITTTLRAALLTTGAQGGYYAITTWLPTFLKTERHLTVMGTGGYLAMIIFGSWVGYLTSAYLTDRLGRKPNFILFALGSMVIAFAYTSLNLTNASMLWLGFPLGFFASGIFSGMGAFLTELFPTRVRGSGQGFCYNVGRAIGALFPFLIGALSKQYGLGMSIGIFAVAAYGVVIVAALTLPETRGRELDAA, encoded by the coding sequence ATGGAAAGCAAGACCCTCGCGGCGAACGCCGCGGAGCCCGCGAGCCCCGAGCGCAACGGCCTGTTCTCGTGGTACGGCGACGCGCAGCCGCGCGAGCGCCGCGCGTTCTGGAGCTGCAAGGTCGGCTACATGCTCGACGGGATGGACACGCAGATGCTGTCGTTCGTGATCCCGACGCTCGTCGCGACCTGGGGTATCTCGTTCGCGGATGCGGGCTTCATCGGCACGGTCACGCTGCTCGCGTCGGCGGCCGGCGGCTGGATCGCCGGCATCCTGTCCGACCGGATCGGCCGCGTGCGCACACTGCAGCTCACGGTGCTGTGGTTCGCCGTGTTCACCGCGTTGTGCGGGCTCGCGCAAAACTACCATCAGCTGCTCGCCGCGCGCGCGCTGATGGGCTTCGGCTTCGGCGGCGAATGGACGGCCGGCGCCGTGCTGATCGGCGAAGTGATCCGCGCGCGCGACCGCGGCAAGGCGGTCGGCCTCGTGCAGTCGGGCTGGGCGATCGGCTGGGGGCTGTGCGCGCTGCTGTATGCGCTGCTGTTCTCGGTGCTGCCCGCCGAGCAGGCGTGGCGCGCGCTGTTCCTCGTCGGGCTCGCACCGGCACTGCTGGTCGTCGCGATCCGCCGCTACGTGAAGGAGCCGGACGTCTACGAGAAGGAGAAGGCCGCGCAGGCGAAAGTGGCCGACGCGCCGCGCCTCACGGAGATCTTCGCGCCGAAGCTGATCACGACGACGCTGCGCGCGGCGCTGCTGACGACCGGCGCGCAGGGCGGCTACTACGCGATCACGACGTGGCTACCGACCTTCCTGAAGACCGAGCGTCACCTCACGGTGATGGGCACCGGCGGTTATCTGGCGATGATCATCTTCGGCTCGTGGGTCGGCTACCTGACGAGCGCGTACCTGACCGACCGCCTCGGCCGCAAGCCGAACTTCATCCTGTTCGCGCTGGGCTCGATGGTGATCGCGTTCGCGTACACGTCGCTGAACCTGACCAACGCGTCGATGCTGTGGCTCGGTTTCCCGCTCGGCTTCTTCGCATCGGGCATCTTCTCCGGGATGGGCGCATTCCTCACCGAACTGTTCCCGACCCGCGTGCGCGGCTCCGGCCAGGGCTTCTGCTACAACGTGGGCCGCGCGATCGGTGCGCTGTTCCCGTTCCTGATCGGCGCGCTGTCCAAGCAATACGGGCTCGGCATGAGCATCGGCATCTTCGCGGTCGCCGCGTACGGCGTGGTGATCGTCGCCGCGCTGACGCTGCCCGAGACACGCGGCCGCGAACTGGACGCCGCCTGA
- a CDS encoding hydantoinase B/oxoprolinase family protein encodes MTDRHDTPVSSDAARWQFWIDRGGTFTDIVARRPDGTLVTHKLLSENPEQYRDAAVAGIRHLLGLAAGEPITPERVDMVKMGTTVATNALLERKGERTALATTRGFRDVLRIAYQNRPRLFDLDIVLPDALYETVVEIDERIGAHGDVVVPLDAEQAEASLRRVYDSGVRALAIVLIHGYRYTAHERALAALARRIGFTQVSVSHEVSPLMKMVSRGDTTVVDAYLSPILRRYVEQVAHEMPGVNLQFMQSSGGLTRADAFQGKDAILSGPAGGIVGMVRAAQAAGFERVIGFDMGGTSTDVSHYHGEFERVFETQVAGVRMRAPMMSIHTVAAGGGSVLGFDGARLRVGPESAGANPGPAAYRRGGPLTVTDCNVMLGKIQPDHFPCVFGPHADEPLDRDGVVAKFAALADEIHAATGRRETPEALAEGFLEIAIGSMANAIKKISVQRGHDVSRYVLTTFGGAGGQHACGVADALGMTQVFAHPLAGVLSAYGMGLADQTAMRERAVEAVLSDASLPALNAALDRLADEAVGALLEQGVPQARIAIERRVHLRYQGTDSTLDVPAGSVAAMQQAFEAAYRQRYAFLMPGTPLVAELASVEAIGRSDAPVEIAPLAPRGDGSDGSDGGAGALRAHSAVRFYSGGQWHDAALYVRDTLLAGDAIDGPAIVAEKNGTTVVEPGWRAQMTAQGNLVLTRTTPLPTRRSLGTDADPVRLEIFNNLFMSIAEQMGLRLQNTAYSVNIKERLDFSCAIFDGDGNLIANAPHMPVHLGSMGESIRTVIERNRGRMRDGDVFMLNDPYHGGTHLPDVTVITPVFADGSDAPLFYVGSRGHHADIGGTTPGSMPPDSTHIDEEGVLIDNWQLVSAGTLRDAETRALLASGRYPARNVEQNMADLRAQVAANQKGVDELRRMVAQFGRDVVLAFMGHVQDNAEEAVRRVIGALQDGAYRYPLDNGAEIRVAIRVDRAARRAEIDFTGTSAQLDNNFNAPKAVCMAAVLYVFRTLVGDDIPLNAGCLKPLTVIVPARSMLNPEYPAAVVSGNVETSSAITNALYGALGCVASSQGTMNNFTFGNDRYQYYETIAGGSGAGDGFAGVGAVQTHMTNSRLTDPEVLEWRYPVRLDSHRIRAGSGGGGRWRGGDGAVRRIRFLEPMTASILSNNRIHAPFGAAGGEAGALGRNTIERADGTVEALEHIGRAQMAPGDVFVVETPGGGGYGAAG; translated from the coding sequence ATGACTGACCGACACGACACTCCCGTTTCCTCCGACGCCGCGCGCTGGCAATTCTGGATCGACCGCGGCGGCACGTTCACCGACATCGTCGCGCGCCGGCCCGACGGCACGCTCGTCACGCACAAGCTGCTGTCGGAGAACCCCGAGCAGTATCGCGACGCGGCCGTGGCCGGGATTCGCCACCTGCTGGGCCTCGCGGCCGGCGAGCCGATCACGCCCGAGCGCGTCGACATGGTGAAGATGGGCACGACGGTCGCGACCAACGCGCTGCTCGAACGCAAGGGCGAACGCACCGCGCTCGCGACGACGCGCGGTTTTCGCGACGTGCTGCGCATCGCGTACCAGAACCGGCCGCGCCTGTTCGATCTCGACATCGTGCTGCCCGACGCGCTGTACGAAACCGTCGTCGAGATCGACGAGCGCATCGGCGCGCACGGCGACGTCGTCGTGCCGCTCGACGCGGAGCAGGCCGAAGCGTCGCTGCGCCGCGTGTACGACTCGGGCGTGCGCGCGCTCGCGATCGTGCTGATCCACGGCTATCGCTACACCGCGCACGAGCGCGCGCTGGCCGCGCTGGCGCGCCGGATCGGCTTCACGCAGGTATCGGTGTCGCACGAGGTGTCGCCGCTGATGAAGATGGTGTCGCGCGGCGACACGACCGTCGTCGATGCGTACCTGTCGCCGATCCTGCGTCGTTATGTCGAGCAGGTCGCGCACGAGATGCCGGGCGTGAACCTGCAGTTCATGCAGAGCAGCGGCGGCCTCACGCGTGCCGACGCGTTCCAGGGCAAGGACGCGATCCTGTCGGGCCCGGCCGGCGGCATCGTCGGGATGGTGCGCGCCGCGCAGGCGGCCGGCTTCGAGCGCGTGATCGGCTTCGACATGGGCGGCACGTCGACGGACGTGTCGCACTACCACGGCGAGTTCGAGCGCGTGTTCGAGACGCAGGTGGCCGGCGTGCGGATGCGCGCGCCGATGATGAGCATCCATACGGTGGCCGCCGGCGGCGGCTCGGTGCTCGGCTTCGACGGCGCGCGGCTGCGCGTCGGGCCCGAGTCGGCCGGCGCGAACCCGGGGCCGGCCGCGTACCGGCGCGGCGGCCCGCTGACGGTGACCGACTGCAACGTGATGCTCGGCAAGATCCAGCCCGATCATTTCCCGTGCGTGTTCGGCCCGCATGCGGACGAACCGCTCGACCGCGACGGCGTGGTCGCGAAGTTCGCCGCGCTCGCCGACGAGATCCACGCGGCGACCGGGCGGCGCGAGACGCCCGAGGCGCTCGCCGAAGGTTTCCTGGAAATCGCGATCGGCAGCATGGCGAACGCGATCAAGAAGATCTCGGTGCAGCGCGGCCACGACGTGTCGCGCTACGTGCTGACGACGTTCGGCGGCGCGGGCGGCCAGCATGCGTGCGGCGTGGCCGACGCGCTCGGGATGACACAGGTGTTCGCGCACCCGCTCGCGGGCGTGCTGTCCGCATACGGGATGGGCCTCGCCGACCAGACCGCGATGCGCGAACGCGCGGTCGAGGCGGTGTTGTCCGACGCGTCGCTGCCGGCGCTGAACGCGGCGCTCGACCGGCTGGCCGACGAGGCCGTCGGCGCGCTGCTCGAACAGGGCGTGCCGCAGGCGCGGATCGCGATCGAGCGCCGCGTGCACCTGCGCTACCAGGGCACCGATTCGACGCTCGACGTGCCGGCCGGCAGCGTCGCCGCGATGCAGCAGGCATTCGAGGCCGCGTACCGGCAGCGCTACGCGTTCCTGATGCCCGGCACGCCGCTGGTGGCCGAACTCGCGTCGGTCGAGGCGATCGGCCGCTCCGACGCGCCGGTGGAGATCGCCCCGCTCGCGCCGCGCGGCGACGGCAGCGACGGCAGCGACGGCGGCGCTGGCGCACTGCGCGCGCATTCCGCGGTGCGCTTTTATTCCGGCGGCCAATGGCACGACGCGGCGCTCTACGTGCGCGACACGCTGCTGGCCGGCGACGCGATCGACGGCCCGGCGATCGTCGCGGAAAAGAACGGCACGACCGTCGTCGAGCCCGGCTGGCGCGCGCAGATGACCGCGCAGGGCAACCTCGTGCTGACACGCACGACGCCGCTGCCGACGCGCCGCTCGCTCGGCACCGACGCCGACCCGGTGCGGCTCGAGATCTTCAACAACCTGTTCATGTCGATCGCCGAGCAGATGGGGCTGCGGCTGCAGAACACCGCGTACTCGGTGAACATCAAGGAGCGGCTCGACTTCTCGTGCGCGATCTTCGACGGCGACGGCAACCTGATCGCGAACGCGCCGCACATGCCGGTGCACCTGGGCTCGATGGGCGAGAGCATCCGCACGGTGATCGAGCGCAACCGCGGCCGCATGCGCGACGGCGACGTGTTCATGCTGAACGATCCGTATCACGGCGGCACGCACCTGCCGGACGTGACCGTCATCACGCCGGTGTTCGCGGACGGTTCGGACGCGCCGCTGTTCTACGTCGGCTCGCGCGGCCACCACGCGGACATCGGCGGCACGACGCCGGGCTCGATGCCGCCCGATTCGACGCATATCGACGAGGAAGGCGTGCTGATCGACAACTGGCAGCTCGTGTCGGCCGGCACGCTGCGCGATGCGGAAACCCGCGCGCTGCTCGCGTCGGGCCGCTACCCGGCGCGCAACGTCGAGCAGAACATGGCCGACCTGCGCGCGCAGGTCGCCGCGAACCAGAAGGGCGTCGACGAGCTGCGCCGGATGGTCGCGCAGTTCGGCCGCGACGTCGTGCTCGCGTTCATGGGGCACGTGCAGGACAACGCGGAAGAAGCGGTGCGGCGCGTGATCGGCGCGCTGCAGGACGGCGCGTACCGCTACCCGCTCGACAACGGCGCGGAGATTCGTGTCGCGATCCGCGTCGACCGGGCCGCGCGGCGCGCGGAAATCGATTTCACGGGCACGTCCGCGCAGCTCGACAACAACTTCAACGCGCCGAAGGCCGTGTGCATGGCCGCCGTGCTGTACGTGTTCCGCACGCTGGTCGGCGACGACATCCCGCTGAACGCCGGCTGCCTGAAGCCGCTCACGGTGATCGTGCCGGCCCGCTCGATGCTGAATCCCGAGTATCCGGCGGCGGTCGTGTCGGGTAACGTCGAGACGTCGTCGGCCATCACCAACGCGCTGTACGGCGCGCTCGGCTGCGTCGCGTCGAGCCAGGGAACGATGAATAACTTCACATTCGGCAACGATCGCTACCAGTACTACGAGACGATTGCGGGCGGCAGCGGTGCCGGCGACGGCTTCGCGGGCGTCGGCGCGGTGCAGACGCACATGACGAACTCGCGGCTCACCGATCCGGAGGTGCTGGAATGGCGCTACCCGGTGCGACTCGATTCGCACCGCATCCGCGCCGGGTCGGGCGGCGGCGGCCGCTGGCGCGGCGGCGACGGCGCGGTGCGGCGGATCCGCTTCCTCGAGCCGATGACCGCGTCGATCCTGTCGAACAACCGGATCCACGCGCCGTTCGGCGCGGCGGGCGGCGAGGCCGGCGCGCTCGGCCGCAACACGATCGAGCGCGCGGACGGCACGGTCGAGGCGCTCGAGCATATCGGCCGTGCGCAGATGGCGCCGGGCGACGTGTTCGTCGTCGAAACCCCGGGCGGCGGCGGATACGGCGCGGCGGGCTGA
- a CDS encoding LysR family transcriptional regulator: MNTRFLETFVTLAKLRNFRTTAAALHATPAAISQRLKALEDELQTVLVDRGSREFRLTPNGEYLLGYAKAVVEATQELQAAASGESALRGKLRLGVIETVVHSWLPHYMRRLAADYPQLEIDLTVDVSVVLQRRLMAGELDLIIRVEGSDEASVVCDALANYPVRWIARAGLLPNTRSGLARQVLRQPILTYGRGTAPHRALEDIVRTLAHAHGVPLSDTRITGSPSISVIVQLVRDGFGVAAIPVLFVDALIESGEVVELPLQPSPPSIVVSMSRRADAPRFVHGASIAARVACHEYCEKSTRRLVEAL, encoded by the coding sequence ATGAACACGCGTTTTCTCGAAACCTTCGTCACGCTCGCGAAGCTGCGCAACTTCCGCACGACGGCCGCCGCGCTGCACGCGACGCCGGCCGCGATCTCGCAGCGCCTGAAGGCGCTCGAGGACGAATTGCAGACGGTACTCGTCGACCGCGGCAGCCGCGAGTTCCGGCTCACGCCGAACGGCGAATACCTGCTCGGCTACGCGAAAGCCGTGGTCGAGGCGACGCAGGAACTGCAGGCCGCCGCGTCCGGCGAAAGTGCGTTGCGCGGGAAGCTGCGGCTCGGCGTGATCGAGACCGTCGTGCACAGCTGGCTGCCGCACTACATGCGGCGTCTGGCGGCCGACTATCCGCAGCTGGAAATCGACCTGACCGTCGACGTCAGCGTCGTGCTGCAGCGCCGGCTGATGGCCGGCGAGCTCGACCTGATCATCCGCGTGGAAGGCAGCGACGAAGCGTCGGTCGTGTGCGATGCGCTCGCGAACTATCCGGTGCGCTGGATCGCGCGGGCGGGGCTGCTGCCGAATACGCGCTCGGGCCTCGCGCGGCAGGTGCTGCGCCAGCCGATTCTCACGTACGGGCGCGGTACGGCGCCCCACCGTGCGCTCGAGGATATCGTCCGTACCCTTGCGCATGCGCACGGCGTGCCGCTGTCGGACACGCGCATCACCGGGTCGCCGTCCATCTCCGTGATCGTTCAGCTCGTGCGCGACGGTTTCGGTGTCGCGGCGATTCCGGTGCTGTTCGTCGATGCGCTGATCGAGAGCGGCGAAGTCGTCGAGCTGCCGCTGCAGCCGTCGCCGCCGTCGATCGTCGTGTCGATGTCGCGGCGGGCGGATGCGCCGAGGTTCGTGCACGGCGCGTCGATTGCGGCGCGGGTCGCGTGTCACGAGTATTGCGAGAAGAGTACGCGGCGGTTGGTTGAAGCGCTTTGA
- a CDS encoding putative hydro-lyase has translation MTPSEFRQSVRRGAFRGPTAGHCGPYAQANLAILPDAYAHDFLRFCQANPKACPLLGVGEPGAFRVDALGEDLDIRTDVPSYNVYRDGRLTERVESLDALWRDDFVVFAIGCSFSFEDMLAREGIGLRHVEEGRNVPMYRTSIPNRRAGIFGGQLVVSMRPMRGADAIRAVQVTSRFPGVHGAPIHLGDPRELGIADLNAPEFGDAVTIRDGELPVFWACGVTPQTALMDAKLPIAIAHTPGHMLMTDITNASLAVF, from the coding sequence ATGACGCCTTCCGAATTCCGCCAGTCCGTGCGCCGCGGCGCATTCCGCGGCCCGACCGCGGGCCATTGCGGTCCGTACGCGCAAGCGAACCTCGCGATCCTGCCCGATGCGTACGCGCACGATTTCCTGCGCTTCTGTCAGGCGAATCCGAAAGCCTGCCCGCTGCTGGGCGTCGGCGAACCGGGCGCGTTCCGGGTCGACGCGCTCGGCGAGGATCTCGACATCCGCACCGACGTGCCGAGCTACAACGTCTATCGCGACGGCCGCCTGACCGAGCGCGTCGAGTCGCTGGACGCGCTGTGGCGCGACGATTTCGTCGTGTTCGCGATCGGCTGCTCGTTCTCGTTCGAGGACATGCTGGCACGCGAAGGGATCGGCCTGCGCCACGTCGAGGAGGGGCGCAACGTGCCGATGTACCGCACGTCGATCCCGAACCGCCGGGCGGGGATCTTCGGTGGCCAGCTCGTCGTGTCGATGCGGCCGATGCGCGGCGCCGACGCGATCCGCGCGGTGCAGGTCACGAGCCGGTTTCCGGGCGTGCACGGCGCGCCGATCCATCTCGGCGATCCGCGCGAACTGGGCATCGCCGACCTTAACGCGCCCGAATTCGGCGACGCGGTGACGATCCGCGACGGCGAGCTGCCGGTGTTCTGGGCGTGCGGCGTGACGCCGCAAACGGCGCTGATGGACGCGAAGCTGCCGATCGCGATCGCGCACACGCCCGGCCACATGCTGATGACCGACATCACGAACGCGTCGCTGGCCGTATTCTGA